The following coding sequences are from one Candidatus Thermoplasmatota archaeon window:
- a CDS encoding Lrp/AsnC family transcriptional regulator — MVERWEGEGVHLGERWKGLDMRLLPLDHIDVKILEKLRENARTSNIGIARDLKISEATVRRRIMSMERKGIIKGYSVYIDYQLIENPVKAYVHISVSGTHRDDIVKRVCEHSRAVAVYRVTGDHEILCVMLFVDMPELQDFLDSYLDVDGIRDVRAQIVMSPYKGVPWTGV, encoded by the coding sequence ATGGTGGAAAGATGGGAAGGCGAAGGTGTCCATCTGGGTGAGAGGTGGAAAGGCCTGGACATGAGACTTCTTCCTCTCGACCACATCGATGTGAAGATCCTCGAGAAGCTGAGGGAGAATGCCAGGACAAGCAACATCGGGATTGCCAGAGATCTCAAGATAAGCGAGGCGACCGTCAGAAGGCGGATAATGAGCATGGAGAGGAAGGGAATAATAAAGGGCTATTCCGTCTATATCGACTATCAGCTTATTGAGAATCCAGTGAAGGCCTACGTTCACATAAGCGTCTCTGGGACTCACAGGGACGACATTGTCAAGAGGGTGTGCGAGCACAGTCGCGCTGTCGCCGTATACAGGGTGACGGGCGACCACGAGATTCTCTGCGTGATGCTTTTCGTAGACATGCCGGAACTCCAGGACTTCCTGGACTCCTATCTGGATGTAGATGGAATCCGTGACGTGAGGGCGCAGATCGTGATGAGCCCTTACAAAGGAGTTCCGTGGACCGGAGTGTAG